The following nucleotide sequence is from Pseudomonas sp. S09G 359.
CGCCGGACAACTGGCCGGGGAAGTGATTACGGCGCTCGAGCAAGCCAACGCGGTCCAGCCATTTTTCGGCCAGGGCCACGGCTTCGTCCTTGCCCATCTTCTTGACCTTGAGCAGGCCGAGGGTGACGTTTTGCAAGGCGGTCAAATGCGGGAACAAGTTGAACTGCTGGAACGCCATGCCAGTCATAGCGCGGTGCTGGGCAATCACGCGCTCGGGGTGACGCACACGCTTGCCGGCGATTTCGCTGTAGCCGATGGACTCGCCATCCAGGGTGATCTGCCCACCCTGGAATTCTTCCAGCAGGTTCACGCAGCGCAGCAGCGTGGTCTTGCCCGAGCCGCTGGAGCCGATCAACGTGACCACGTTGCCGCGCTGCATGGACAGGTCGACGCCCTTCAGCACTTCGACCTGGCCGTACTGTTTGCGCAAGCCACGAATGTTCAGCAGCGGTTGGGTTGTTTGAGGTTGGTTCATGGCAAGGCCACCCGCTTTTCAATGTAGCGCCCGAATAATTCAATGGCGTAGTTGATGACAAAGAACAGAAACCCGGCGAACAGATAGAACTCCAGGGTCATGAAGGTTCGTGCAATGACTTGCTGGGTACTCAGCAGCAGCTCGGCCACACCGATCACCGAGAGCAAGGTCGAGGCCTTGACGATTTCCGTGGAAGAGTTGACCCAGGTCGGCAGGATCTGGCGCAGCGCCTGAGGCAACAGCACGTAGCCCAGGGATTGGTAGAACGTCAGGCCAATCGCCTTGCCCGCTTCCAGTTGCCCACGGGGAATGGCTTGCAGCGCGCCGCGTACGATTTCCGAAACGTGGGAGCCACAGAACAGCGTGAGCCCTACCGCACCGGCCTGGAACGCGGTGATCTGCCAACCGAGCGCCGGCAGCATGTAGAAACACGCCAGCACCAGCACAAACACCGGTGTGCCACGGATCAGGTCGACATACAGGCGAAACGGTGCACGCATCCAGAATTTGCCGTAGGTCAGGATCAACCCGGCGACAATACCGATCAGGGTGCCAAAGATAATCGCCAGCGCCGACACATACACACTGGCCTGAAAGCCCGCCCAGAGGGTGTCCCGGGCGATCCACAACTCATGCAACCAGCTGGGGGATTCGTACATGGAAACCTTCCTTAACGACGGATCGCCAGACGCTGTTCCAGGTAACGGAGCAGCATGGCAATGAGGTAACAGGCAGCCACGTAGAGCGCGGTCGTGACCAGCCAGGTTTCAATCACCCGGTAGCTTTCGACGTTGATCTTGCGGGCGTAATAGGTCAGCTCCGGCACCGCAATCGCAGCGGCCAGCGAGGTGTCCTTGAACAGCGAGATAAAGTTGTTCGACAGCGCGGGCAGCACGTTGCGCAGCATCACCGGCACGGTGATGTACGCGCGGATGCGCCACTCACCCAAACCGATGGCCAACCCGGCTTCGCGCAGCCCCTTGGGAATATTCAACAGCCCTGCACGGAACACTTCAGTCAGGTAGGCACCGGCATACAACGACAGGGTGATGATGAACGAGGGGATCTTGTCCAGGCGGATGCCCAGGCTCGGCAAGGCGAAGTAGATCAACAGGATCAATACGAGGATCGGCGTATTGCGTACCACCGTCACGTACACCGAGGCGAAGATGCGCAGTGCACGGTGTTTGGACAGCATGGCAAATGCCATCAACATGCCGATGACGCAACCGATGGCGATCGAAATCAACGCCAGCGTAAGGCCCAGACCGAGCCCCGCCAGCAAGGTGTCGAAATCGCGCCACACGGCGGCAAAGTTCAACTGATAGTTCATGGTCAACAGTACCTAAAACGGGCGCCGTCAGCGGCGCCCCGGCTTTTACGAATTACTTGAACTCAACAGGAAAGCCGATCGCAGGTTCCGGCAGATCCACGCCGAACCATTGCTTGAACGAGGCCTTGTAGGTCGGGAACTCCACACCGGTCATGGCTTCATGCAGCGCGGTGTTGACGAAGTTCAGCCAGTCCTGGTCGCCACGCTTGACGGCGCACGCGTAGGTTTGCGGGCTCCAGGCGTAGCTCGGGCTGCGGTAGCGGCCTGGGTTCTGCACCATCAGGTATTTGACCGAGGACTGGTCGGTGGCGGCGGCATCGGCGCGGCCAGAGTTCACGGCCTGATACATCAGGTCGACGCTGTCGTACTGGTCGACCTTGGCCTTGGGCAGGGCCTGGTGCACCAGCTCTTCGGCATACACGTTTTGCAGCACGGCCACGGTCACGCCATCGCCGGCGGCTTGCAGGTCTTCGATCTCTTTGTACTTGCTGTTGTTCGGCAGCAGCAGGCCCACGCCTTCGCGGTAGTACGGCAGGGTGAAGGCAACCTGCTGCGCACGGCTGGCGGTGACGGTGATGAACTGGCAACTCATGTCGACCTTGTCGGTCAGCAGGTTGGGAATCCGTGCGTCGGACGACTGCACCACAAACTCGACCTTGCTCGGGTCGTTGAACAGACCCTTGGCCACGATGCGGCCGATGTCGATATCAAACCCCTGCAACTTGCCATCCGCTCCCTGGAAGTGCCACGGCGCATTGGTACTGCCTGTACCCACGATCAGGTGCCCACGCTTGAGCACATCATCGAGCTTGCTGTCCGCCGCCTGCACGAGGCTGGCGAGGGAAGCCGATGCGGCGAAGAGAAAAACACACGCTTTGAACACGGAAGGTCGGTGATGCATGACAAGCACTCCAGGAGTTGTGTATTCCGCTATACCGGAACTTAGTATGTAACAACGGAATAGACAGCAGAAAGTGTGCCACACGCGCTAACAGAAACATATGCCGGAGATAAATTCGTTTTAAATCAGATGGATAAATATCTTGAGGCAATAAGGCGTTGCGCCAGCACCTACAATCACGTTGCTACCCAAGGCCCCACGCTGGGGTGACAGGCCGGTTTGCACGCACCACCCCGGCGTTACCCCGCACCACGCCAGTGCGCACACACACCCAGCCTCCTGTGGCGAGCGGGCTTGCCCGCGTTGGGTCGCGTAGCGGCCCCAAACATCGGCTCCTGCGCAGTCCAACGCGGGCAAGCCCGTTCGCCACAAAAGCGTGGGGAAGGTTTGGCAGGAGGTTGAGTGTGGGCTAGCCTTGGCACATTCCTGTCGACAAGGACAGTCCTATGAAATATCGCCTCACCCTGGTTTTACTGGGCCTGCTGGCAGCAAGCAACGCCTCGGCCAGCAACGACCGCCGTGAATGCAAAGAAGAATTGCGCAAGCTCAAGGAGGCCTTCAGCACCGACTACACCAGCCAGAATCACCACGGCTATCGTCGGGCCAAGGCCTCCAGGGACAATGAGGAATACAAGAAGTGTGCGAGCCAGGCGCGCAAGGCGCGCGAACGCGTGGAGCGCGAGGCGCAACTGTGAAGTTTGACAGTAGACGGGGGCGGCCCAACGACCTAGCGTAAGCGAATGAGCAACAGGGAGGAGCCGCCCATGCAATATGTCAACGCCGTGGTTAACGACAAGGCTGAATTTGAACGCGAACTGGACACCCCGCTGCCGGTGTTTGTGGTGTTCATATCAACCGGATGCGCCGCCTGCAGTGACGCCATGCCGCGCTTTATCCGTATCAGCGACCGCTATAAGGACCGGGCCAAAATCCTGATCCTCGACTGTGAGCGCACGCCGGGCCACCCCAGCGTCGAACGCATTCCGACGCTGTTGATCTACAGCAATCAGGTGCTGCTCGAAATCCTCCCGGGGCTCGCCGAACAGGCGCTCGAGAAAGCCTTCGAGCAGTACACCCAGCAATGATTACACGGAGTGCATGGGCACCAGGTGCACCTGCGTCACCCGCCGCTCCTCCACCGCCGCCACCGTCAGGCGCCAGCCCTCATGTTCGAGGCTATCACCCACCACCGGCAGACGGTCAAGCAGGCTCATGACCAAGCCCGCCAGGGTTTGATAATCCTCGGTCGCGGCAGCCTTGAAGCCGGTGCGCTGGCGCACCAGGTTGAGGTTCAAGGCACCATTGGCGCGGTAGCCATCGCCCTCTTCAACGATATCCGGCCCCTCTATTTCGCTGGCGTCCGGCAACTCACCGGCGATGGACTCGAGAATGTCGGTCATGCTCAATACCCCCATGAAATCCCCGAATTCATTGATCACGAAGGCGATATGCGTGGACTCCTGGCGCATCTGCTCCAAGGCATTGAGGATCGAAAAACTCTCCAGCAGGTTGATCGCCCGGCGCGCCAGGTGCTCCAGGTTCGGCTCGTTACCGGCCAGGTATTCCTTGAGCAGTTCCTTTTTGTGCACAAAGCCCAATGGCTCATCAACAGCACCGTTGCGGATCAGCGGCAGGCGCGAGTAAGACGAATGCATCAGCTTCAGGCGGATACTGTCGGGGTCGTCCGCCAGATCGATACAGTCAACCTTGGCACGCGGCGTCATCAAGGTGCGAATCGGTCGTTCGGCCAGTTGCAGCACACCACTGATCATCACGCGCTCGCGCCGGTCGAACAGCGGGCCCTGCGTGGCATCCGGCTCACCCAGCAGGTCGGCCACCTCTTCACCCACTTCCTCTACCGCCAGGCTGCGACCGCCGAGCAAACGCATCACCGCATGGGCCGTACGCTCACGCACCGGCAGCACACCCTGGGCAGACTTCTTGCGACGGGCCCGGGCAATCTGGTTGAACACTTCGATCAGAATCGAGAAACCAATCGCCGCATACAGGTAGCCCTTGGGAATATGGAAGCCCAGGCCTTCGGCGGTCAGGGCAAAACCAATCATCATCAGGAAGCCCAGGCACAGCATGATCACCGTGGGGTGGGCATTGACGAAGCGGGTCAAGGGCTTGCTCGCAACGATCATCAGGCCGATCGACACGATCACCGCGATCATCATCACCGCCAACTCATCGACCATGCCCACCGCAGTAATCACTGCGTCGAGGGAGAACACTGCGTCGAGCACCACGATCTGCGCCACGATCGGCCAGAACATCGCATACGCCACATTGCCTGAACGCTGCGCGACATGGCCTTCCAGGCGCTCATGCAGCTCCATGGTGGCCTTGAACAACAGGAACACACCACCAAACAGCATGATCAGGTCACGCCCGGAGAAGCTCTTGTCGAACACCTCGAACAGCGGCTGGGTGAGGGTCACCAACCAGGAGATACTCGCCAGCAAGCCCAGGCGCATCAGCAGTGCCAGGGACAAACCGATCAACCGCGCACGGTCGCGCTGCTCCGGCGGCAGCTTGTCCGCCAGGATCGCAATAAACACCAGGTTGTCGATGCCCAGCACCAGTTCCAGCACAATCAAGGTCAACAAGCCGAGCCAGGCCGTTGGATCCGCTAACCATTCCATTTATAGAGTCTCTGTATAGATTTCAGAATGCCGGACACGGCAATGCGCGGTCAGTGGACCGGGACAAGGTTAGCAGTCGGAATACGGGGTGCTTCAGGGGGAACGGCAACAGCGGATGTCTTGGGGGAAGACGACTGGGAGGCTCCGAGAGGGTGTTCATGCAAGTCCTGAAATAACAAAAGGACTTGAATCCTACAGGCGAAACATAAATTTCCTACAACGCAAAACTATTACAAGATCTGTATCGCTGAACGACCAAAGCCTGATCAACACTGTGGGAGGGGCGGTGCCCCTCCCACAAGGGGATTAGCTACATTCTGGAATTACCAGAACCGCTGTTGGGTCAACCGATTCCACCAGGTCAGCAACACCCGGTCCACCGAACCACTGGCTGCCAGGCCCACGCGCTCCTGCAAGCTCTTACGCTCGGCGTAGTGCAGGTGGAAGACGTCAGCGGTCTTGGCCTTGGTGGCCAGGTATTCGTCACTGGTTTGCAGCTCGTCGACCAGTTGCTTATCCAGCGCAGCAACGCCCAGCCACACTTCTCCGGTCGCTACATCATCGATCGCCAGTTGTGGGCGATAGCGCGAGACGAAGTTCTTGAACAGCTGATGGGTGATGTCCAGGTCTTCCTGGAATTTTTCGCGACCCTTCTCGGTGTTTTCGCCAAATACCGTGAGGGTGCGTTTGTACTCACCGGCAGTCAGCACTTCAAAGTCGATGTCGTGTTTTTTCAGCAGGCGGTTGACGTTGGGCAACTGCGCCACCACCCCGATGGAGCCGAGGATGGCAAAGGGGGCGCTGATGATCTTCTCGCCGATGCACGCCATCATGTAGCCGCCGCTGGCCGCCACCTTGTCGATGCACACGGTCAACGGCACGCCCGCCTGGCGGATACGCGCCAGCTGCGACGAGGCCAGGCCATAGCTGTGCACCATGCCGCCGCCGCTCTCCAGACGCAGCACCACTTCATCCTTGGCGGTGGCCAGGCTCAGCAGCGCGGTGATCTCATGGCGCAGGCTCTCGGTGGCCGAGGCCTTGATGTCGCCGTCGAAATCCAGCACGAACACCCGCGGCTTGGCCTCGGGCTTGGTTTTGCCTTTCTTCTTTTCGGTTTTGCTTTCGGACTTGCGCAGGGCCTTGAGCTGGTCCTTGTCGAGCAGGCTCGACTCCAGGCGCTCACGCAGGCCTTTGTAGAAATCATTGAGCTTGCTGACCTGCAACTGCCCGGCGTTTTTGCGACGGCCTTTGCTGCGCAGTGCCGCGAAGCTGATCAATACCACCAGAATAGCGACCACCAGGGTGACGGTCTTCGCCAGAAAGCTCGCGTATTCGGCCAAAAAATCCATATGTCTCCTTAAAAAAGCACTGCGCCATGCGCGGATTGGCCCAGCATACCGACGGCACTGCGTTCGGGCCAGTGCTCAAACCGCCAGCAGGCGGGCTCTAAGGCGCTTTTAAAACAAGCGTATGTTTTTTCATTGACAGGTCCCTGGCATCCTCATAACCTCGCCAGACTTTCAACGTACCGGGAAAACGGACGTGGGCAGCATCTATCTGATTCGACATGGCCAGGCCTCCTTCGGTGCAGACGACTATGACGTCCTGTCGCCCGTCGGCGTGGAACAAGCGCAGGTGCTCGGTCGCCACCTGGCAGACCTGGGCCTGGTGTTTGATCGTTGCGTCTCAGGTGACCTGCGCCGCCAACAGCACACGGCCACCGCCACGTTCGACCAATACAGCGCCGTTGGCCTGCCGGTGCCACCGCTGGAAATCGACACAGCCTTTAACGAATTCGATGGTGAAGCCATCATTCGCGCGCTGCTCCCCGACCTGCTCCACACCGAGCCCCATGCCCTGGATATTTTGCGCAACGCCGCGCAGAACCGCGGTGAATTCCAGCGCATCTTCGCCTTGATCATCGAGCGCTGGCTGGCCGGCACCTATGACCCGCCTGGGCTGGAGAGCTGGCTGGGGTTCGTGGAGCGTGTCCAGGGTGGCCTGCAACGTATTCTTGAGGCGGCGGACAACACGCAGAAAATCGCGGTGTTCACCTCCGGCGGCACCATCACCGCCCTGCTCCACCTGATTACCCGAATGCCTGCCGCCCAGGCGTTCGAACTGAACTGGCAAATTGTTAACACCTCGCTCAACCAGCTGAAATTCCGCGGTCGCGAGGTGGCACTGGCTTCCTTCAACAGCCATACCCACTTGCAACTGTTGAAGGCGCCGCAGCTCATCACGTTCCGATGAACTGCGGCCAACCGTGACCCCAAGGTCACTGGACTCTACCCTAAAGGATCGAAACCATGACTGAAGTAGCCAAAGCTGTAGAAGCAATGAAAGCCAAATTCAACCCAGCCGCTGCTGCCGGCCTGGATCTGGTGTTTGGTTTCCGTATCGATGACAGCAAAAATTTCTCGCTGGTCGTTAAAGACGGCACCTGCGAACTGCTGGAAGGCGAAAACCCTGACGCCCAAGTGACCCTGGTCATGGATGGCGAAACCCTGGAAGGCATCGTCAGCGGCGAAACCGACGGCATGCAAGCCTTCATGGGCGGCAAGCTGCGCGCCGAAGGCGACATGATGCTGGCCATGAAGCTGAGCGAGCTGTTCCCGGCCTGATTCACGGGTAACCCTGAATCACTGTGGGAGGGGCTTGCTCCCGATGTCGGTTTACCAGCCCGCTCATCTGTTGGCTGACCCACCGCTATCGGGGGCAAGCCCCCTCCCACGTTAGTTTCCGGGTTGCAACAACAACGCCACCAGTGCACTCCACCCCGTCTGGTGCGACGCCCCCAGCCCACGCCCGGTTTCGCCATGAAAATACTCATGGAATAACACCAGGTCTCGGCTCAACGGGTCCGCTTCCAGCTGCGCGTACCCCGCCATCGACGGTCGCAGGCCGTTTTCATCCCTGAGGAACAGTCGCGTCAGACGCTGACTGAGGCTGTCGGCTACCTCCTCCAGGGA
It contains:
- a CDS encoding amino acid ABC transporter ATP-binding protein, translated to MNQPQTTQPLLNIRGLRKQYGQVEVLKGVDLSMQRGNVVTLIGSSGSGKTTLLRCVNLLEEFQGGQITLDGESIGYSEIAGKRVRHPERVIAQHRAMTGMAFQQFNLFPHLTALQNVTLGLLKVKKMGKDEAVALAEKWLDRVGLLERRNHFPGQLSGGQQQRVAIARAIAMNPSLMLFDEVTSALDPELVGEVLSVIKGLAEEGMTMLLVTHEMRFAYEVSDKIVFMNQGRIEEQGTSKDIFERPQSPRLAEFLKNIRF
- a CDS encoding amino acid ABC transporter permease, coding for MYESPSWLHELWIARDTLWAGFQASVYVSALAIIFGTLIGIVAGLILTYGKFWMRAPFRLYVDLIRGTPVFVLVLACFYMLPALGWQITAFQAGAVGLTLFCGSHVSEIVRGALQAIPRGQLEAGKAIGLTFYQSLGYVLLPQALRQILPTWVNSSTEIVKASTLLSVIGVAELLLSTQQVIARTFMTLEFYLFAGFLFFVINYAIELFGRYIEKRVALP
- a CDS encoding amino acid ABC transporter permease, yielding MNYQLNFAAVWRDFDTLLAGLGLGLTLALISIAIGCVIGMLMAFAMLSKHRALRIFASVYVTVVRNTPILVLILLIYFALPSLGIRLDKIPSFIITLSLYAGAYLTEVFRAGLLNIPKGLREAGLAIGLGEWRIRAYITVPVMLRNVLPALSNNFISLFKDTSLAAAIAVPELTYYARKINVESYRVIETWLVTTALYVAACYLIAMLLRYLEQRLAIRR
- a CDS encoding transporter substrate-binding domain-containing protein, whose translation is MHHRPSVFKACVFLFAASASLASLVQAADSKLDDVLKRGHLIVGTGSTNAPWHFQGADGKLQGFDIDIGRIVAKGLFNDPSKVEFVVQSSDARIPNLLTDKVDMSCQFITVTASRAQQVAFTLPYYREGVGLLLPNNSKYKEIEDLQAAGDGVTVAVLQNVYAEELVHQALPKAKVDQYDSVDLMYQAVNSGRADAAATDQSSVKYLMVQNPGRYRSPSYAWSPQTYACAVKRGDQDWLNFVNTALHEAMTGVEFPTYKASFKQWFGVDLPEPAIGFPVEFK
- a CDS encoding co-chaperone YbbN — encoded protein: MQYVNAVVNDKAEFERELDTPLPVFVVFISTGCAACSDAMPRFIRISDRYKDRAKILILDCERTPGHPSVERIPTLLIYSNQVLLEILPGLAEQALEKAFEQYTQQ
- a CDS encoding TerC family protein; the protein is MEWLADPTAWLGLLTLIVLELVLGIDNLVFIAILADKLPPEQRDRARLIGLSLALLMRLGLLASISWLVTLTQPLFEVFDKSFSGRDLIMLFGGVFLLFKATMELHERLEGHVAQRSGNVAYAMFWPIVAQIVVLDAVFSLDAVITAVGMVDELAVMMIAVIVSIGLMIVASKPLTRFVNAHPTVIMLCLGFLMMIGFALTAEGLGFHIPKGYLYAAIGFSILIEVFNQIARARRKKSAQGVLPVRERTAHAVMRLLGGRSLAVEEVGEEVADLLGEPDATQGPLFDRRERVMISGVLQLAERPIRTLMTPRAKVDCIDLADDPDSIRLKLMHSSYSRLPLIRNGAVDEPLGFVHKKELLKEYLAGNEPNLEHLARRAINLLESFSILNALEQMRQESTHIAFVINEFGDFMGVLSMTDILESIAGELPDASEIEGPDIVEEGDGYRANGALNLNLVRQRTGFKAAATEDYQTLAGLVMSLLDRLPVVGDSLEHEGWRLTVAAVEERRVTQVHLVPMHSV
- the sohB gene encoding protease SohB, which translates into the protein MDFLAEYASFLAKTVTLVVAILVVLISFAALRSKGRRKNAGQLQVSKLNDFYKGLRERLESSLLDKDQLKALRKSESKTEKKKGKTKPEAKPRVFVLDFDGDIKASATESLRHEITALLSLATAKDEVVLRLESGGGMVHSYGLASSQLARIRQAGVPLTVCIDKVAASGGYMMACIGEKIISAPFAILGSIGVVAQLPNVNRLLKKHDIDFEVLTAGEYKRTLTVFGENTEKGREKFQEDLDITHQLFKNFVSRYRPQLAIDDVATGEVWLGVAALDKQLVDELQTSDEYLATKAKTADVFHLHYAERKSLQERVGLAASGSVDRVLLTWWNRLTQQRFW
- a CDS encoding histidine phosphatase family protein; its protein translation is MGSIYLIRHGQASFGADDYDVLSPVGVEQAQVLGRHLADLGLVFDRCVSGDLRRQQHTATATFDQYSAVGLPVPPLEIDTAFNEFDGEAIIRALLPDLLHTEPHALDILRNAAQNRGEFQRIFALIIERWLAGTYDPPGLESWLGFVERVQGGLQRILEAADNTQKIAVFTSGGTITALLHLITRMPAAQAFELNWQIVNTSLNQLKFRGREVALASFNSHTHLQLLKAPQLITFR
- a CDS encoding SCP2 sterol-binding domain-containing protein, coding for MTEVAKAVEAMKAKFNPAAAAGLDLVFGFRIDDSKNFSLVVKDGTCELLEGENPDAQVTLVMDGETLEGIVSGETDGMQAFMGGKLRAEGDMMLAMKLSELFPA